Below is a window of Pseudomonadota bacterium DNA.
AATGCCTGGTCGGGCGCGCTGCTACACGGGGTGCCCTCAATCGAGACCTATATCACCCTGCGTGCAGCTCTTGAACGGTGTGCACGCGTACCAGCCTCTGATATGCTCACACCATGACAAACAGAACACATCCCATCGTTGGTGTTATTATGGGCTCTCAATCTGATTGGGAGACTATGGAGGCGACCGCTTTAGCGCTTCAGAACCTCGGTATAGCCTACGAAACTAAGATCGTTTCCGCTCACCGCACTCCGCACCTACTCGTCTCGTATGCGACGGAGGCTGCGGCTCGGGGCATTGAGGTTATTATCGCCGGAGCCGGTGGCGCTGCGCACCTGCCCGGTATGGTTGCCGCGCTGACTCATCTACCGGTTGTCGGAGTTCCGGTAG
It encodes the following:
- the purE gene encoding 5-(carboxyamino)imidazole ribonucleotide mutase; its protein translation is MTNRTHPIVGVIMGSQSDWETMEATALALQNLGIAYETKIVSAHRTPHLLVSYATEAAARGIEVIIAGAGGAAHLPGMVAALTHLPVVGVPVESKTLQGLDSLLSIVQMPAGVPVATVAIGKAGATNAGLLAGNILALKYPELSERIQALRKEQTQAVLSTPAPMIKQAPVKQG